The window GATTCTTCTTGTGCTGGCGAAATATTTTTCTGAAAACGCCCAGGGGAGCGGGTTTAGAATGACTCAATTGATTTTTCCTGTCGTTTTGCTGGGAATTCCGTTTTTTTTGGTTTTAAAACAGCCTGATTTAGGAACGGGACTCTCCATGACCTTTATCTTTATTTCAATGATGTTTCTCGTTGGACTTCGTTCCCGGTCGCTCGTCTTTATTGGTCTCATCTTTTTGATGCTTCTTCCTTTTTTATGGAATTTTTTCTGGCATCATTTAAAGAGCTACCAGAAAGATCGCCTTTTGACCTTTATTAATCCAACCGTCGACCCGTCGGGCACCGGGTACCATATTATTCAATCCAAAATCGCCATTGGGTCGGGGGGCATTTTTGGCAATGGTTTGTTGGGAGGCACCCAGAGTCAGCTCAAATTTCTGCCAGAGGGTCATACCGATTTTATTTTTGCTGTTTTCGCTGAAGAATGGGGATTTATTGGAATTATCGTTTTATTAGTTTTATTCGGTCTCCTGCTCCTTTGGGGAATAGATGTCGCTTTCAAGGCGAAAGACTCTTTAGGAACGTTTCTGGCCGCGGGGATTGTTGGGATGATAGGTTTTAATTTAATCGTCAACATCGGGATGACCCTGGGAATGATGCCGGTTGTCGGGGTGCCTCTTCCTTTAATGAGTTACGGAGGGACCGCAATGGTGACGACAATGGCGGCGTTGGGTTTACTGATGAATGTTAAAATCCGAAGATTTATGTTGTTTTATTAATTTTAAGCGGAAGGTTTCACGGAATTTACGTTCCGACCCTTCTATATATTTATCTTAAGAACAAAGCAAAAATCCTTTTATCTTTGGAGAGGAGGACTTATTTGCCTTGTAGGAGAAAAAAATGTCAATTGAGATTGTCATTAACGCGACTAATGAAGAGACGCGCGTCGCGATTTTAGAAAACAGAACGGTGACAGAATTTTATATAGACCGTAAAAAAGATAGAGGAATTGTCGGAAATGTCTATAAAGGGAAGGTCGTTAAGGTGTTGCCTGGAATGCAGGCTGCCTTTGTGGATATTGGGGTCGAAAAAGCGGCGTTTTTGTATGTGTCCGATGTTTCCTCAGGCGTTGAAGATTATGAAAAATATTTCTTGGAAGAGAGAAACAAAGAGGGCGAAGAAACGAACGGTGAAGAGGAGGTTATTCTCCCTTTTTCCGAGGAAGAATCCGCCGACCTTCAGGAAGAGCCGGAAAATATTTTAGAAGAAGTCCCTTCCGAAGTTCCCCCTTTAGACGACCCGACACCTGCTGAAACGGATTTTTTAACTCCCCGGGCTTTTGACGAGACCTCATTTCTTGCTCCGGCGATCCGGGACGAACCTTTAAACCAGACTGTTCCGAACGAAACAAATTTAACAGAGGCCGCTCCTGTTTCTGAGGTGGCCCAGGCACCGGTTCCTCAGGAAGTCGTGATCGATCCCTCATCGGGAGAGGCAAAAAAGGAAACCCCGGTTTCAACAACGAATAAGGTTCAATCCAGACCGAAACATCGGTCATCGAGGCATTTGAAAAACCGCCCGAAATCACGCCGGTCTCCTCGCTCGATCGAAGATCTGTTAAAAGAGGGCCAGGAAATTTTAGTCCAGGTGTCTAAGGATGCGATGGGGACAAAGGGGCCGAGAGTGACGACGTATGTTTCTCTGCCAGGCCGGTACCTTGTTTATATGCCGACAGTGAATCATATTGGCATCTCCAGGAGAATTGGAAGCGGTGAAGAAAGAGGAAGATTAAAAGAGATGCTTTACAGGCTTAGGAAGCCGGGTACGGGCTATATTATTCGAACAGTCAGTGAAGGCACCACGGAAGAAGAATTTAAATCGGATATGGAATTTTTGGAGCTTCTTTGGCAAAGCATGCTGAAGAAAAAAGAGAAAATGAGCGCTCCCGCTTTACTCCATATCGACCTGGACCTTATTTTCCGGACGGTCAGGGATCTTTTTACAAAGAAAGTGGATCGGCTGGTGATTGATTCAAGAGCCGAATACGAACGAATTAAAGATTATGCCAAAATGTATCTTCAAGAATTGGCAAGCCGTGTGGAGCTTTACACGAAAGAAGAGCCCATTTTTGACGCCTATGAGATTGAAACCGAGATTTCAAAAGCTCTTGCCCGGAAAGTTTGGCTCAAGTCAGGGGGATATCTGGTTTTTGACAGGACTGAAGCGTTGACCGTGATCGATGTGAATACGGGAAGATATGTCGGAAAACGAGATCTCGAGGAAACGATCCTTAAAACCAATCTCGAGGCTTTGAAAGAGATTGCCTATCAATTAAAGTTAAGAAATATCGGGGGGATCGTTACCATTGATTTTATCGATATGGAAAAAGAAAAAAATAGAGAGAAGGTTTTCCAATCCCTTCAGGAGGCGATGTCCAAGGATAAAGCCAGGATTAACATCCTGAAAATTTCGGAACTGGGATTGATTGAACTTTCACGGGAGAGGACCCGGGATGACGTCCAGAGGATACTTTGCGAGCCCTGTCATTACTGCGAGGGGAGAGGACATATCCGTTCGGCTTCCACGATCTGTTATGAAATTTTCAGGGAAATCAAACGGATCGGAAATTCTCCCCGCGAAAAGAAAGTTATCGTTACGGCTCATCCTTCAGTGGCTAATTTAATGTATGACGAGGAGCGGCAAGGGGTTGAGGATTTAGAGAAGGCCTTTAAAAAGAGGATTATCATTAAGCCGGATCATAACATGCATCTGGAACACTATAACGTGACTATGGTTTAAAATTGATGGATGATGAGCGGTACGAATGGATTGGATTAAAAAACATCAGCGGAATTGGTAACGTCCTTTTTAAACGTTTACTGGATGAAATCGGTTCTCCTGAAGCTGTTTTTTCATCCTCGCGAAAAGAACTGACCGGGGTGGACGGAATGCCTGAGAAAGCGGTCGATCAAATCCTTCATTTTAAGGGAAACGAGAAGGCTGTTACCGACGAATTGGAGAAAATCGATGTCCACCAGGTCTCTTTTATCCATTATTTTCATCCCCAGTACCCGGCCCCATTAAAAAACATTTATGACCCTCCTCCTTTTCTTTACATGACGGGGGAAATATTTAAACAAGATACCCGGGCTATTGCGATTGTGGGA of the Nitrospirota bacterium genome contains:
- the rodA gene encoding rod shape-determining protein RodA; translation: MFDRRLITKFDWKFLLIVFSILCVSVLSIYSVSAYKEQMKSMLYVKQIYWIMISMIVFFIAVVIDYHTISRYAYLVYAVVVILLLLVMFVGKVGLGAQRWLSFGFISFQPSEFSKLGILLVLAKYFSENAQGSGFRMTQLIFPVVLLGIPFFLVLKQPDLGTGLSMTFIFISMMFLVGLRSRSLVFIGLIFLMLLPFLWNFFWHHLKSYQKDRLLTFINPTVDPSGTGYHIIQSKIAIGSGGIFGNGLLGGTQSQLKFLPEGHTDFIFAVFAEEWGFIGIIVLLVLFGLLLLWGIDVAFKAKDSLGTFLAAGIVGMIGFNLIVNIGMTLGMMPVVGVPLPLMSYGGTAMVTTMAALGLLMNVKIRRFMLFY
- a CDS encoding Rne/Rng family ribonuclease, yielding MSIEIVINATNEETRVAILENRTVTEFYIDRKKDRGIVGNVYKGKVVKVLPGMQAAFVDIGVEKAAFLYVSDVSSGVEDYEKYFLEERNKEGEETNGEEEVILPFSEEESADLQEEPENILEEVPSEVPPLDDPTPAETDFLTPRAFDETSFLAPAIRDEPLNQTVPNETNLTEAAPVSEVAQAPVPQEVVIDPSSGEAKKETPVSTTNKVQSRPKHRSSRHLKNRPKSRRSPRSIEDLLKEGQEILVQVSKDAMGTKGPRVTTYVSLPGRYLVYMPTVNHIGISRRIGSGEERGRLKEMLYRLRKPGTGYIIRTVSEGTTEEEFKSDMEFLELLWQSMLKKKEKMSAPALLHIDLDLIFRTVRDLFTKKVDRLVIDSRAEYERIKDYAKMYLQELASRVELYTKEEPIFDAYEIETEISKALARKVWLKSGGYLVFDRTEALTVIDVNTGRYVGKRDLEETILKTNLEALKEIAYQLKLRNIGGIVTIDFIDMEKEKNREKVFQSLQEAMSKDKARINILKISELGLIELSRERTRDDVQRILCEPCHYCEGRGHIRSASTICYEIFREIKRIGNSPREKKVIVTAHPSVANLMYDEERQGVEDLEKAFKKRIIIKPDHNMHLEHYNVTMV